A single region of the Sphingomonas sp. LY29 genome encodes:
- a CDS encoding EF-hand domain-containing protein, with translation MRKFLIGVAGVAVTAATIAAAQPAPMTQPAPQPGQRMAKIMTRGEVQTMVRTQFARLDANRDGSITTEETTAIRERVAQRGNRAPGGQRMERRVRVNADPAAAFDRLDLNKDGSISRDEFAAGRQVRVERRVVRNGQAPAAGRRAMRMNRGGGGGMGGARMIGMADTNRDGRITLAEAETMALRHFDTMDANRDGQVTPEERRAGRGMMKQWRQAPTAG, from the coding sequence ATGAGGAAGTTTCTGATCGGCGTCGCGGGCGTTGCCGTCACCGCCGCCACGATTGCCGCCGCACAGCCGGCGCCGATGACCCAGCCCGCGCCTCAGCCGGGCCAGCGGATGGCCAAGATCATGACGCGCGGCGAAGTCCAGACGATGGTCCGCACGCAATTTGCCAGGCTCGATGCCAACCGCGACGGGTCGATCACCACCGAGGAAACGACCGCCATTCGTGAGCGCGTCGCCCAGCGCGGCAATCGTGCCCCAGGCGGCCAGCGCATGGAGCGCCGTGTGCGCGTCAATGCCGATCCTGCTGCCGCGTTCGACCGCCTCGATTTGAACAAGGACGGATCGATCAGCCGCGACGAATTTGCTGCCGGCCGCCAGGTTCGGGTCGAGCGCAGGGTCGTTCGCAACGGGCAGGCTCCCGCTGCCGGTCGACGCGCGATGCGGATGAACCGCGGCGGCGGTGGCGGAATGGGCGGCGCTCGGATGATCGGGATGGCCGACACCAACCGCGACGGCCGCATCACGCTGGCCGAGGCCGAGACAATGGCGCTCCGCCATTTCGACACGATGGATGCCAACCGCGACGGACAGGTGACGCCCGAAGAGCGTCGTGCGGGCCGTGGGATGATGAAGCAATGGAGGCAGGCGCCGACTGCCGGTTGA
- a CDS encoding argininosuccinate synthase, with protein MTDRINRVVLAYSGGLDTSVILKWLQQTYGCEVVTFTADLGQGEELGPARHKAELMGVKSEHIYIDDLRHEFVADYVFPMMRANALYEGLYLLGTSIARPLIAKRQVEIARETGADAVSHGATGKGNDQVRFELGYYALAPDIKVIAPWREWDLTSRTALIEFAEKNQIPVPKDKRGESPFSTDANLLHTSSEGKVLEDPWEEVPPYVYSRTDDLVAAPDTPEEVTIQFKAGDAVAVNGEALDPAPLLAKLNELGKRHSIGRLDLVENRFVGMKSRGMYETPGGTIYHAAHRAIEQLTLDRGAAHLKDELMPRYAELVYNGFWFSPERQMLQAAIDLSQAKVDGEVRMKLYKGGLHITGRRSPNSLYSEKVVTFEDDAGAYDQRDAEGFIKLNALRLRLLGRRDA; from the coding sequence ATGACCGATCGGATCAACCGCGTCGTCCTCGCCTATTCGGGCGGGCTCGATACCAGCGTGATCCTGAAATGGCTCCAGCAGACCTACGGCTGCGAAGTGGTGACCTTTACCGCCGATCTTGGCCAGGGCGAGGAGCTCGGGCCGGCGCGGCACAAAGCCGAGCTGATGGGCGTGAAGTCCGAGCATATCTACATCGACGACCTGCGGCACGAGTTCGTCGCGGACTATGTCTTCCCGATGATGCGCGCCAATGCGCTCTACGAGGGTTTGTACCTGCTCGGCACCTCGATCGCGCGGCCGCTGATCGCCAAGCGCCAGGTCGAGATCGCGCGCGAGACCGGCGCCGACGCGGTCAGCCATGGCGCGACGGGCAAGGGCAACGACCAGGTCCGCTTCGAACTTGGCTATTATGCACTCGCGCCCGACATCAAGGTCATCGCCCCGTGGCGCGAGTGGGACCTGACCAGCCGCACCGCACTGATCGAGTTCGCCGAAAAGAACCAGATCCCGGTGCCAAAGGACAAGCGCGGCGAAAGCCCCTTCTCGACTGACGCGAATCTCCTGCACACGTCGAGCGAGGGCAAGGTGCTCGAGGACCCGTGGGAGGAAGTGCCGCCCTATGTCTACTCGCGCACCGACGATCTGGTCGCGGCGCCCGACACGCCCGAGGAAGTGACGATCCAGTTCAAGGCCGGCGATGCGGTCGCGGTCAACGGTGAGGCGCTCGATCCGGCGCCGCTGCTGGCCAAGCTCAACGAGCTCGGCAAGCGCCACTCGATCGGCCGCCTCGACCTGGTCGAGAACCGCTTCGTCGGCATGAAGAGCCGCGGAATGTACGAAACGCCGGGCGGCACCATCTACCATGCCGCCCATCGCGCGATCGAGCAGCTGACGCTCGACCGCGGCGCAGCGCACCTCAAGGACGAGTTGATGCCGCGCTATGCCGAGCTGGTGTACAACGGCTTCTGGTTCAGCCCCGAACGGCAGATGCTGCAGGCCGCGATCGACCTTAGCCAAGCCAAGGTCGACGGCGAAGTGCGGATGAAACTCTACAAGGGCGGACTCCACATTACCGGCCGCCGTTCGCCCAACAGCCTCTACAGCGAAAAGGTTGTCACCTTCGAAGACGACGCCGGCGCCTACGACCAGCGCGATGCCGAAGGCTTCATCAAGCTCAACGCCCTCCGCCTTCGCCTGCTGGGGCGCCGCGACGCCTAG